One part of the Sphingobacterium sp. LZ7M1 genome encodes these proteins:
- a CDS encoding aminoglycoside 6-adenylyltransferase AadS, translating into MKVREEKLRTIIEWSEKNEDVRVLLLTSSLVNPLALVDEFSDLDIEFVFEDNTNYISDKSWTLKFGNPIAMIEEDESCFNHKHAMKMLLYEDGVKVDFKLYSKSKFIKETQEKELPEDWDIGYKILIDKDGITKQMLKPTYQISIIKKPSEKEFQNLINDFWWDTTYVAKCLVRDEIFYAKFMSETVIRTEYLIPLIEWHIASEHNWNITTNKYGRLFKKYLNQEMWAKTEQTFSGSDIKENWTALFSMTDLVSEIGTELSKKLEYKYPDKLENDIRKYLAGLKPKT; encoded by the coding sequence ATGAAAGTCAGAGAAGAAAAGTTAAGAACAATTATAGAATGGTCGGAGAAAAACGAAGATGTAAGAGTTCTTCTTCTGACAAGTTCACTTGTAAATCCTTTAGCACTTGTTGACGAATTTAGTGATTTAGACATTGAATTTGTTTTTGAGGATAATACAAATTACATTTCAGACAAAAGCTGGACGCTTAAATTCGGAAATCCAATTGCTATGATTGAAGAAGACGAAAGTTGTTTTAACCATAAACACGCAATGAAAATGCTACTTTATGAAGACGGTGTGAAAGTAGATTTTAAACTTTACAGCAAATCAAAATTTATAAAGGAAACGCAAGAGAAAGAATTACCAGAAGATTGGGATATTGGTTATAAAATTTTAATTGATAAAGATGGTATTACAAAGCAAATGCTGAAACCAACTTATCAAATTTCCATTATCAAAAAACCGTCTGAAAAAGAGTTTCAAAATCTAATAAACGATTTTTGGTGGGACACAACTTACGTGGCAAAGTGTCTTGTGAGAGATGAAATATTCTATGCGAAATTTATGTCGGAAACCGTTATTCGCACAGAATATTTAATTCCTTTAATTGAATGGCACATTGCAAGTGAACACAATTGGAACATAACGACCAATAAATATGGACGGCTTTTCAAAAAGTATCTTAACCAGGAAATGTGGGCTAAAACAGAACAAACATTTTCAGGGAGCGATATAAAGGAAAATTGGACTGCTCTATTTTCAATGACTGATTTAGTTTCAGAAATAGGAACTGAATTGTCAAAAAAATTAGAGTACAAATACCCGGATAAATTAGAAAATGACATACGAAAATATTTAGCTGGACTAAAACCCAAAACATAA